In Helicoverpa zea isolate HzStark_Cry1AcR chromosome 3, ilHelZeax1.1, whole genome shotgun sequence, the following proteins share a genomic window:
- the LOC124645649 gene encoding uncharacterized protein LOC124645649 isoform X1, producing MARAGMLHRGGKNGADGCDDVQRSLELLDQVLSEYDEGEPRSLEARAPNTPATPATPATPATDDDSPLAGHTSEDDGYMSMNGRRAKFALGFRPTEEREEPSPPDPPSPHSPPPPEEAERIISTLLPKVSPANSAKRTISVEQREAEERLDSIISVNGITTATQTTFPKTRHQRPYGWEKDTEANGFHLQQPPVPPYRFASLQHGARPPQPDTAPAWLPPRHNAPPTNLKKSPSVENPPVFPFMGFSSEFNDKPYNEHPVTIYPGPNIQFKKESHSPTYNIPKISPSNTKSSERKSSMKRDSRSDGEMLSPKGKLPPRTLAGSMERHREVCRGSTEDVVVSCKRRSSSKSNDEEHFSDDSLEESFPPPPPAVTTPSKRNSIAWEVSLDGDDPLLTPGSTKVIGRRRRKSGDQSHSSTSSIPQRVDDDWGEEYWPPPPPLTQCESLASPTSDAEQETRRAQDLACGTYVIRKGKNRKQLPSFNKNTTNKSPTNLLNSHSLNRSLDTDKSIDGSSISISGSGSVGSYNSRPSSDLSLPQSRYSVDLNSRLSRELNTPNSRYSIDLCTPNSRLSKEITSPKSRLSLDLNNGPDRYIAQEYFGHSPKSRKSINDKGPHTAKVQTKLSPQNRFTDFKKYSSTFDNIQSLIREGKVEETPPTECNETVNELTTVPPNMVRVVSLPSLGADGDSNSASRQALITTVEEEEDAESGEPGSSGDTSPLRKIENNISAILSQGRDQKHFTPYIPKDWNIHKDEYCDDVSKDILENNFRYSSRERQKRHDIQKSSSHNEIQNQRSIDRRDRSKRSNSMHKSTSAKDVPVSLMRQPSSSDSAVSSGGDFPLNVQIIEHSYRHPPLPLPPSPILGHEMGPLPQTPESPKFPPLPPSPVQEVEDEYTEIMQPSEKRHVKKADTLPTPTMESRRRPSEPPAVPPHRDTTNSLKTRSMETSYNKNRRSSNFKSGSTDRRTLPTDIGASGARRRTLQRQRGEAAATGRGPLQTSASLPETPVFARGCDVPRTPPRNSTGPPRNNTMNSIQSIGSSATLGGYGRGSVMGATGVCTGADLLRLGGPPRGWYPRQRHSPLTGRPASTEHLDRLTTSSKMAVELPVAWEASGARKPLTLPPNLTPKFFQKSPREALRRVTSLLIRKGNNGKEKENSRNKEATSPAARSANGEEHPGQKQRKGFFRSLWKKSRHYSLEHP from the exons CGGGTGCGACGACGTGCAGCGTTCGTTGGAACTGCTGGACCAGGTGCTGAGCGAGTACGACGAAGGCGAGCCGCGGTCGCTGGAGGCGCGCGCGCCGAACACGCCAGCCACGCCGGCGACCCCCGCCACCCCCGCCACCGACGACGACTCCCCGCTCGCGGGACACACTTCCGAGGACGATGGATATATGAGCATGAACGGGAGAAG AGCGAAGTTCGCGCTGGGATTCCGTCCGACGGAGGAACGCGAAGAGCCTTCGCCCCCGGACCCGCCGTCACCGCactcgccgccgccgcccgaagAGGCGGAGCGAATCATTTCCACGTTATTGCCCAA AGTGTCACCAGCGAACTCGGCCAAGCGAACAATATCAGTAGAACAACGGGAAGCAGAGGAGAGACTGGATTCCATCATCAGCGTCAATGGCATCACTACAGCTACACAGACCACGTTT CCGAAAACCAGGCACCAACGCCCATATGGATGGGAAAAAGACACGGAAGCTAACGGCTTCCACCTTCAGCAGCCCCCAGTGCCTCCGTATAGGTTCGCGTCGCTGCAGCACGGCGCTCGGCCGCCGCAGCCCGACACAGCGCCCGCCTGGCTGCCTCCGCGCCACAATGCGCCGCCCACCAACCTCAAAAAGTCACCAAGTGTCGAGAATCCCCCAGTATTCCCCTTCATGGGCTTCTCGAGCGAATTCAACGACAAACCATACAATGAACATCCAGTCACAATATATCCCGGCCCTAACATACAGTTCAAAAAGGAATCGCATTCACCGACGTACAATATTCCAAAAATATCACCCTCCAACACAAAAAGCTCAGAAAGAAAGAGCAGTATGAAACGCGATAGCAGGTCGGACGGTGAAATGTTATCACCCAAGGGGAAATTACCTCCGCGTACTCTCGCCGGTTCTATGGAGAGACATAGAGAAGTGTGTAGAGGATCTACGGAGGACGTGGTTGTGAGCTGTAAGAGGAGAAGTTCCAGTAAGAGCAACGACGAAGAGCACTTTTCGGACGATTCGCTGGAGGAGTCGttcccgccgccgccgcccgctgTTACTACGCCTTCGAAACGCAATTCCATTGCTTGGGAAGTGTCACTCGATGGTGATGACCCTCTACTTACACCAGGGAGCACAAAG GTCATAGGCCGCCGAAGAAGAAAGTCAGGAGATCAGTCGCACTCCAGCACAAGCTCAATACCACAAAGAGTAGACGATGATTGGGGCGAGGAGTACTGGCCCCCGCCCCCTCCACTAACACAGTGTGAATCTCTCGCGTCGCCTACTTCAGATGCCGAACAAGAAACTCGGCGAGCACAAGATTTAGCGTGTGGAACATACGTCATCAGAAAAGGCAAAAATCGAAAACAGTTACCAAGTTTCAACAAGAACACGACTAATAAATCACCAACCAATTTACTCAATAGTCACAGTCTGAATAGAAGTTTAGACACTGATAAGTCGATAGACGGCTCGAGCATATCAATAAGTGGCTCCGGATCAGTAGGCTCATACAACTCCCGGCCGAGCTCAGATTTAAGTTTGCCTCAATCTCGTTACAGTGTTGATTTGAACTCCAGACTGAGTCGTGAGCTTAACACTCCAAACTCTAGATATAGTATAGATCTCTGCACACCGAATTCTAGATTGAGTAAAGAAATAACGTCGCCAAAATCTCGTCTAAGTTTAGATCTTAATAACGGTCCAGATAGATATATCGCCCAAGAGTATTTCGGTCATAGTCCCAAAAGTAGAAAATCAATCAATGACAAAGGTCCTCATACAGCTAAAgtgcagactaaactgtcgcCACAAAATAGGTTTACAGATTTCAAGAAGTATTCATCGACTTTTGACAATATTCAGTCACTTATCAGAGAAGGAAAAGTTGAGGAGACGCCCCCGACGGAATGCAACGAAACCGTCAATGAACTGACTACGGTGCCTCCCAACATGGTGCGAGTAGTGTCCCTGCCGAGCCTCGGCGCCGACGGCGACAGCAACAGCGCCAGCCGCCAGGCGCTCATCACCACCGTGGAGGAGGAGGAGGACGCCGAGAGCGGCGAGCCCGGCTCCAGCGGCGACACCTCGCCGCTCCGCAAGATCGAAAACAATATTAGCGCTATATTAAGTCAAGGTCGGGACCAAAAACATTTTACCCCATATATACCTAAAGACTGGAATATCCATAAGGATGAATACTGTGATGACGTATCTAAAGATATATTAGAAAACAATTTCCGTTATAGTTCTAGAGAGAGACAAAAGAGACATGATATACAGAAATCGTCGAGTCACAATGAAATACAGAATCAGCGGTCGATAGATCGGCGTGACCGTTCGAAGCGGTCGAACAGTATGCATAAATCTACAAGCGCCAAAGATGTGCCAGTTAGTTTGATGCGCCAGCCGTCATCGTCAGACTCTGCCGTGTCAAGCGGCGGTGACTTCCCCCTGAATGTTCAGATAATTGAACATTCTTACAGACACCCGCCGCTGCCGTTACCCCCATCGCCTATTTTAGGTCATGAAATGGGCCCCCTACCGCAAACCCCAGAGTCGCCTAAATTCCCTCCGTTACCTCCCTCGCCCGTGCAGGAGGTTGAAGATGAATATACAGAAATTATGCAGCCCTCCGAGAAACGTCATGTAAAGAAAGCTGACACGTTACCAACCCCAACGATGGAGTCAAGGAGAAG GCCTTCAGAACCCCCTGCGGTACCACCGCATCGTGACACAACAAATAGCCTTAAAACGCGATCCATGGAAACCAGCTACAACAAAAACAGAAGGAGCAGTAATTTCAAGAGTGGATCCACCGATAGGAGAACATTACCGACAG ATATCGGAGCCAGTGGAGCCAGACGTAGAACACTGCAGCGCCAGCGAGGTGAAGCTGCGGCCACTGGTCGAGGGCCCTTGCAGACTTCTGCTAGCCTCCCGGAGACGCCCGTGTTCGCGCGCGGGTGTGATGTGCCGCGCACCCCACCGAGGAACTCCACCGGGCCCCCACGGAATAACACCATGAATTCTATACAGTCAATAG GGAGCTCTGCAACCCTGGGTGGGTATGGGCGAGGATCGGTGATGGGCGCTACTGGCGTCTGTACTGGCGCCGACCTGCTGCGGCTTGGGGGGCCACCCAGAGGCTGGTACCCTCGCCAGAGACACAG TCCGCTTACTGGCAGGCCTGCTTCCACGGAGCACCTGGACAGACTAACAACGTCGTCAAAGATGGCGGTGGAACTCCCCGTGGCTTGGGAAGCCAGCGGTGCGCGCAAACCCCTCACCCTGCCGCCCAACCTGACGCCTAAGTTCTTCCAGAAGTCACCCAGGGAGGCGCTTCGCAGGGTAACCAGCTTACTAATACGAAAAG
- the LOC124645649 gene encoding uncharacterized protein LOC124645649 isoform X2 produces MARAGMLHRGGKNGADGCDDVQRSLELLDQVLSEYDEGEPRSLEARAPNTPATPATPATPATDDDSPLAGHTSEDDGYMSMNGRRAKFALGFRPTEEREEPSPPDPPSPHSPPPPEEAERIISTLLPKVSPANSAKRTISVEQREAEERLDSIISVNGITTATQTTFPKTRHQRPYGWEKDTEANGFHLQQPPVPPYRFASLQHGARPPQPDTAPAWLPPRHNAPPTNLKKSPSVENPPVFPFMGFSSEFNDKPYNEHPVTIYPGPNIQFKKESHSPTYNIPKISPSNTKSSERKSSMKRDSRSDGEMLSPKGKLPPRTLAGSMERHREVCRGSTEDVVVSCKRRSSSKSNDEEHFSDDSLEESFPPPPPAVTTPSKRNSIAWEVSLDGDDPLLTPGSTKVIGRRRRKSGDQSHSSTSSIPQRVDDDWGEEYWPPPPPLTQCESLASPTSDAEQETRRAQDLACGTYVIRKGKNRKQLPSFNKNTTNKSPTNLLNSHSLNRSLDTDKSIDGSSISISGSGSVGSYNSRPSSDLSLPQSRYSVDLNSRLSRELNTPNSRYSIDLCTPNSRLSKEITSPKSRLSLDLNNGPDRYIAQEYFGHSPKSRKSINDKGPHTAKVQTKLSPQNRFTDFKKYSSTFDNIQSLIREGKVEETPPTECNETVNELTTVPPNMVRVVSLPSLGADGDSNSASRQALITTVEEEEDAESGEPGSSGDTSPLRKIENNISAILSQGRDQKHFTPYIPKDWNIHKDEYCDDVSKDILENNFRYSSRERQKRHDIQKSSSHNEIQNQRSIDRRDRSKRSNSMHKSTSAKDVPVSLMRQPSSSDSAVSSGGDFPLNVQIIEHSYRHPPLPLPPSPILGHEMGPLPQTPESPKFPPLPPSPVQEVEDEYTEIMQPSEKRHVKKADTLPTPTMESRRRPSEPPAVPPHRDTTNSLKTRSMETSYNKNRRSSNFKSGSTDRRTLPTDIGASGARRRTLQRQRGEAAATGRGPLQTSASLPETPVFARGCDVPRTPPRNSTGPPRNNTMNSIQSIGSSATLGGYGRGSVMGATGVCTGADLLRLGGPPRGWYPRQRHRPASTEHLDRLTTSSKMAVELPVAWEASGARKPLTLPPNLTPKFFQKSPREALRRVTSLLIRKGNNGKEKENSRNKEATSPAARSANGEEHPGQKQRKGFFRSLWKKSRHYSLEHP; encoded by the exons CGGGTGCGACGACGTGCAGCGTTCGTTGGAACTGCTGGACCAGGTGCTGAGCGAGTACGACGAAGGCGAGCCGCGGTCGCTGGAGGCGCGCGCGCCGAACACGCCAGCCACGCCGGCGACCCCCGCCACCCCCGCCACCGACGACGACTCCCCGCTCGCGGGACACACTTCCGAGGACGATGGATATATGAGCATGAACGGGAGAAG AGCGAAGTTCGCGCTGGGATTCCGTCCGACGGAGGAACGCGAAGAGCCTTCGCCCCCGGACCCGCCGTCACCGCactcgccgccgccgcccgaagAGGCGGAGCGAATCATTTCCACGTTATTGCCCAA AGTGTCACCAGCGAACTCGGCCAAGCGAACAATATCAGTAGAACAACGGGAAGCAGAGGAGAGACTGGATTCCATCATCAGCGTCAATGGCATCACTACAGCTACACAGACCACGTTT CCGAAAACCAGGCACCAACGCCCATATGGATGGGAAAAAGACACGGAAGCTAACGGCTTCCACCTTCAGCAGCCCCCAGTGCCTCCGTATAGGTTCGCGTCGCTGCAGCACGGCGCTCGGCCGCCGCAGCCCGACACAGCGCCCGCCTGGCTGCCTCCGCGCCACAATGCGCCGCCCACCAACCTCAAAAAGTCACCAAGTGTCGAGAATCCCCCAGTATTCCCCTTCATGGGCTTCTCGAGCGAATTCAACGACAAACCATACAATGAACATCCAGTCACAATATATCCCGGCCCTAACATACAGTTCAAAAAGGAATCGCATTCACCGACGTACAATATTCCAAAAATATCACCCTCCAACACAAAAAGCTCAGAAAGAAAGAGCAGTATGAAACGCGATAGCAGGTCGGACGGTGAAATGTTATCACCCAAGGGGAAATTACCTCCGCGTACTCTCGCCGGTTCTATGGAGAGACATAGAGAAGTGTGTAGAGGATCTACGGAGGACGTGGTTGTGAGCTGTAAGAGGAGAAGTTCCAGTAAGAGCAACGACGAAGAGCACTTTTCGGACGATTCGCTGGAGGAGTCGttcccgccgccgccgcccgctgTTACTACGCCTTCGAAACGCAATTCCATTGCTTGGGAAGTGTCACTCGATGGTGATGACCCTCTACTTACACCAGGGAGCACAAAG GTCATAGGCCGCCGAAGAAGAAAGTCAGGAGATCAGTCGCACTCCAGCACAAGCTCAATACCACAAAGAGTAGACGATGATTGGGGCGAGGAGTACTGGCCCCCGCCCCCTCCACTAACACAGTGTGAATCTCTCGCGTCGCCTACTTCAGATGCCGAACAAGAAACTCGGCGAGCACAAGATTTAGCGTGTGGAACATACGTCATCAGAAAAGGCAAAAATCGAAAACAGTTACCAAGTTTCAACAAGAACACGACTAATAAATCACCAACCAATTTACTCAATAGTCACAGTCTGAATAGAAGTTTAGACACTGATAAGTCGATAGACGGCTCGAGCATATCAATAAGTGGCTCCGGATCAGTAGGCTCATACAACTCCCGGCCGAGCTCAGATTTAAGTTTGCCTCAATCTCGTTACAGTGTTGATTTGAACTCCAGACTGAGTCGTGAGCTTAACACTCCAAACTCTAGATATAGTATAGATCTCTGCACACCGAATTCTAGATTGAGTAAAGAAATAACGTCGCCAAAATCTCGTCTAAGTTTAGATCTTAATAACGGTCCAGATAGATATATCGCCCAAGAGTATTTCGGTCATAGTCCCAAAAGTAGAAAATCAATCAATGACAAAGGTCCTCATACAGCTAAAgtgcagactaaactgtcgcCACAAAATAGGTTTACAGATTTCAAGAAGTATTCATCGACTTTTGACAATATTCAGTCACTTATCAGAGAAGGAAAAGTTGAGGAGACGCCCCCGACGGAATGCAACGAAACCGTCAATGAACTGACTACGGTGCCTCCCAACATGGTGCGAGTAGTGTCCCTGCCGAGCCTCGGCGCCGACGGCGACAGCAACAGCGCCAGCCGCCAGGCGCTCATCACCACCGTGGAGGAGGAGGAGGACGCCGAGAGCGGCGAGCCCGGCTCCAGCGGCGACACCTCGCCGCTCCGCAAGATCGAAAACAATATTAGCGCTATATTAAGTCAAGGTCGGGACCAAAAACATTTTACCCCATATATACCTAAAGACTGGAATATCCATAAGGATGAATACTGTGATGACGTATCTAAAGATATATTAGAAAACAATTTCCGTTATAGTTCTAGAGAGAGACAAAAGAGACATGATATACAGAAATCGTCGAGTCACAATGAAATACAGAATCAGCGGTCGATAGATCGGCGTGACCGTTCGAAGCGGTCGAACAGTATGCATAAATCTACAAGCGCCAAAGATGTGCCAGTTAGTTTGATGCGCCAGCCGTCATCGTCAGACTCTGCCGTGTCAAGCGGCGGTGACTTCCCCCTGAATGTTCAGATAATTGAACATTCTTACAGACACCCGCCGCTGCCGTTACCCCCATCGCCTATTTTAGGTCATGAAATGGGCCCCCTACCGCAAACCCCAGAGTCGCCTAAATTCCCTCCGTTACCTCCCTCGCCCGTGCAGGAGGTTGAAGATGAATATACAGAAATTATGCAGCCCTCCGAGAAACGTCATGTAAAGAAAGCTGACACGTTACCAACCCCAACGATGGAGTCAAGGAGAAG GCCTTCAGAACCCCCTGCGGTACCACCGCATCGTGACACAACAAATAGCCTTAAAACGCGATCCATGGAAACCAGCTACAACAAAAACAGAAGGAGCAGTAATTTCAAGAGTGGATCCACCGATAGGAGAACATTACCGACAG ATATCGGAGCCAGTGGAGCCAGACGTAGAACACTGCAGCGCCAGCGAGGTGAAGCTGCGGCCACTGGTCGAGGGCCCTTGCAGACTTCTGCTAGCCTCCCGGAGACGCCCGTGTTCGCGCGCGGGTGTGATGTGCCGCGCACCCCACCGAGGAACTCCACCGGGCCCCCACGGAATAACACCATGAATTCTATACAGTCAATAG GGAGCTCTGCAACCCTGGGTGGGTATGGGCGAGGATCGGTGATGGGCGCTACTGGCGTCTGTACTGGCGCCGACCTGCTGCGGCTTGGGGGGCCACCCAGAGGCTGGTACCCTCGCCAGAGACACAG GCCTGCTTCCACGGAGCACCTGGACAGACTAACAACGTCGTCAAAGATGGCGGTGGAACTCCCCGTGGCTTGGGAAGCCAGCGGTGCGCGCAAACCCCTCACCCTGCCGCCCAACCTGACGCCTAAGTTCTTCCAGAAGTCACCCAGGGAGGCGCTTCGCAGGGTAACCAGCTTACTAATACGAAAAG